The Macaca mulatta isolate MMU2019108-1 chromosome X, T2T-MMU8v2.0, whole genome shotgun sequence DNA window GATCTGTATTTCACCTCTGCAGGtttcccttttccagaatgtcatgtaagAGGAATCATATGACATCTTGCCTTTTTGGTCTAGCccctttcacttagcaaaatgcatTTAGGATTCATCCATGTTTGCATGAATCAATGGTTAAttcccttttattgctgagtagtactaCATCTTATGAATTTATCAAGTTTTAACACTTCATTCACCTGTAAAAgaacatctgggttgtttccaagtgTTTTTTGATCATGAATAAAGCTACATTAAACATTTGCATAGAAGTTTTAGTGTTGTATGAATATACGTTTTCAAGTCCTGGTtgtgggactgctgggtcatTTGGGAAGTATGTGTTTAACTTTATTAGAAACTGACAAAGGGTTTTCAAAAacaactgtaccattttgcattatTCAAATAATGTTCTCCACTGTCCTTTTCAGGGCTGTTGAAGCCAAGTCATGTCATAACACCTCCCAGAGCACTTTGAGCACTCCCAAGGTCCCACATTCTGGGCAATCCAATTGTTCAGAAGTGATTTATGACTagattttatttggttttatcaGTTGGATGGTACTAAATCTCCAAAAGTAgagccaaaataattttataatgaatgAAATGACACTAATAAATGCAGTGGGTTTAGGCACTAGCTTAAGCTGGAGGATAGGCAGTGGTAATTTCAaacactctctctcttttcttcattttcaaatatgaacagattttaaaaacaatattctgAATGATTCCTGGCACCTGGCACATCTCATCCTTAACATGGACTAAAATGACCCTCGTACAGTCTTTTTGATAACATCAGTACTTTTGCTTTTTAAGTCATGAACTCCCCTGTGCTTTCTTCCTCAGCCTTATCCTTGCAGGACTTTCAAGTTGAGCCTGAGGTGAATCCATTGTACAGGGCAGACCCAGTGGACCTGGAGTTCTCAGTGGACCAGGAGGACTCAGTGGACCAGGAGGGCCCAATGGACCAGCAGGACCCAGAGAACCCAGTGGACCTGTTAGACCAGGCAGGCCTGATGGATCCAAAGGACTCAGTGGACCTGGGGGCTGCTGGCACAAGTGCTCAGGTACTTCTGAAAGTCTCGCTTCACTCGCTTCACATGTTTGTCTAGACAGCTAACCTTGCAAAGCCCAAATTTTCACTCTTGTGACCAGTTTCACTTTGCAGAAAGTATGTTTGTTACTTTTTCAAAACTATGTCACTATTTCTGTTGTACTGGATTTTCAGATGCAGCTGAGAACTCAGTGGACCCTCACAAACAGGGAGATTGGAGGTTCTCTACGTAAGACCAAATCCCTGTGCTCTTCTTAATTTGAAATCCCATGGACACTCTGTACTTGAGGAAAAGTTTGAGCCAAATAGGAAGCTTAGCTACTAAGAAAAGGTGGTATTTTTAAAAGCCCTGATTTTAATCACCTGTGAGAGCATACTAACCATCTAGAGGGAAGACAACCTTCTGGCCTACCCATACCAACCCTCTTCCTGCACCACAAGCTAGGTTTTCCCAGTGGAATTTTTATTAGGTTAGAACATGCATTTCAGAGTCGTTAGATATACCCAACCTTGAAACGTCAGTACCAATGTACAGTCCAAAGCCAAATCAAAATGATTGGATTAACTACTGTGTAGTTCCTCTACCCCGAAATGTGTTTACATAACCATGATTTGAACAATCATCTTTTATGTTAGACAGGATTATTAAAATCAGGATTAGAAGCCAAGCTAGTGAGTTTATGGTCAGTTACATGGAATTGTGTGCATTCATCACCAAGCCTAAGACGAGTGACTCCGTGTCAAAAGGATCCTCATCTAATGAAAAGAATTAAGGGCTAGAACACAATTGTTTGAGTTTAGTATCAGCAGTGTGGCCTTGGCAAATtactgagtctcagtttctccatgttgaaaTGGTCTTGCCTTGCAGGGATTTGCAGACTACTGTGAAAATTCTCTGAgctatttaaaaggaaatttctgTGAAAATCTGCTGTGGCCTGATTTATGCCCTTATTATGCCAAAAAGTTGTGGTTCTCTTTTGCTGTTGACAGGTTTATCTTCTCTTTTGGATTAACttgtaattaaatttttaagtatgacttttaaaaaatcaccaaaataaCCAGCAATGAATGTGTGTCATCTGCCTCTGCATGTGCTAGTGTATTAGGCTTATTTCTGGGTGCCATGTATCAACAACCTGGAGTGTATCCAAAAGATGGAGACCAGGATGAGGAAGGGGCTGGAAGACATCTTAATCAGTTGCTGAAGACACTGAGAAGGGAAGAATGGGAAGGGACAGGGACAGCTTTATCCAAATAGTTGAAGGATCATAAAGTGGAAGATGTGGTTCCAGAGGATCAAGGAAGCAGTCTGGCACTATTAGCCCTTCTCAGACAGATTAGGTCACCTCTTGAAATAGCAAGTCCTCTCTCCTTCAATGGAAAGGTTAGAGCCAATGCTTGGCAGCTCCTTTTCCAGGAACAGCAGAGAAGATTTCTGCTTGGAGAGGGTGAGAGGATGTGAGAACCTGTAAGGTTTGTCTCTTCCAGTCCTGAGTTTAAaggggtgtggggggtgtgtgtgtgtgtgtacgtgcgcgttcatgtgtgtgtggtttttttttttttttttggtctaatgAACGTCTGCTTTCATATAGGAAGAGACATACAATGCATAGTGAAAGAAGGACAAATTGAACAGTTTTCAATGgactaaaaatacatatataatttttattccaaATGATGAAAACAACAACTTGTAGggtgttctctctctttctctcaactCATCTATGTACTTACATTACTCATAAAGGGTACTGATGAACCACAGTATATTTTTGGTTTCTAGAAGTTGCAAGTATATGTACCTTTTTCTTATCATTAATATTGTAAATTCTTTATCGATCAGGACTGTGGCTCTCTGACCTTGTTTATATGCATGGTATTCAGCACAGTTCCGGGCAAATAGCAATTGTTCCCAGGCCTTACTTCAGCCTTGAAAGATATTTTCCAAGAATCTCATCTCTCTTCTGTCCCTCTCAGCCTCTCAGCCAATCAGTTGAGAAATCccatccaccttttttttttttaaaagagttgtggtttttgctttgttgcccaggctggtctcaagcctcaggcagctctcccacgtcagcctcctgagtagctggaattacagatgcgagccaccacacccagctcagcttcttttttattattgttttttaaactttattttactttaagatattctggatattaatctgtttcttagaattttgtttatttttgatatattatagttgtatatattatatatactatacgtgtgtatatgtgtatatatatatacatatactatatatagtataatagTATAGTGCCAATTGatggttttcatattttatatatatactatatatagtatatatatacgcTCTATATATTATGTTGTACATAGTTTTGGATACAGGTACATATTTGGATACATGTatacagtgtgtaatgatcaagtcagggtaatcAGGATACCCatcacttcaaatatttgttttttctttgtgttgggagcattacaattcttctagctattttaaaatatacagtaaattgttTTAACTCTAATTTTCCTACTTGAGCACTAGAACTTGTTCCTAAtgtttaactgtatttttgtaccaaataatcaacttctcttcatccacctctcccaccttcccttcctagcctctggtaaccaccattctactctgcaCCTCCGTGAGATCAACATTTTTAActttcacatatgagtgagaacatgtgatatttgtctttctgtacctggcttatttcacttaacataatgtcctccagttccatccatgttgctgcagatgacgtgaatttattctttttatggctgaataatattccattgtgtatatataacacattttttagCCATTTGTCTGTTGATAATACTTGGGTTAATTCCaaatgttggctattgtgaatagtactgcaacgAATATGGGGGTGCAGATACCTTTTTGAtctactgatttcctttcttttggtgtATATTCAGTAGTGGgatttgctggatcatatggtagttgcaTTTTTAGTTCTATGAGGAAcctccatagtgttttccatagtggctgtactaatttacattcctaccaacagtgtatgagtgttcttctttctccacatcctcaccagcatttgttattttcttaatttctctcaAATATGTCTCTTCCTTTTTATATCATCTACCTCTGGATTGTTCCATGCCCTTATTATCTCTACCTTGAATTACTCCCACAGCCTTCTAATTGACTTGTCCCGAACTCCACGCTTCTTTTCTCCCACCACTTCATCTTCTGCACAGCTGCCAGAAGGCATGTTTTACAACTGAGATCTGAGCATGTTACATCCCTGATAAGATATGGATTGTAGAACACATCTTCTAACAGCAGTACCAGGTGACTGATGAATAAAATCCAAGTTCCTTGGCTGCCTGAACCTGTACAAAACTCTGGCTTCTCCTTTACATGTGACCTGCCTTACTCCTTCTATTCCAGCCAATTTGGAGCATCATTTGCCCCATAACAcactctctactttttttttttttttttttttttgagacggagtctcgctctgccgcccaggctggagtgcagtggctggatctcagctcactgcaagctccgcctcccgggttcacgccattctcctgcctcagcctcccgagtagttgggactacaggcgcccgccaccgcgcccggctagttttttgtattttttagtagagacggggtttcaccgtgttagccaggatggtctcgatctcctgacctcgtgatccgcccgtctcggcctcccaaagtgctgggattacaggcttgagccgccgcgcccggcctcacactCTCTACCTTTATAAACCTGCACGtttgcttctttccagatgtgaAGCTGTTATCCAAGTTAAAATTAGATTTCCAGAACCTAGAAGAGAGTTCATCTAAGTACTATAATTGTTAATGAGAACAATAATAGTACCTGCTTTTCAGGGCTCTGTGAAGATCAGACCTATGAGTTTTCATGCAATGTTTAGAAGAGTGCCTGGAACAAAGGAAGTGCCAGTTGATGGTTTTCATTATTGCATTGCTAACAGGGGCCCTATTGGTGGACTGTCATTTGTGATTTGACCCAGGAGCAGAATACTTTGGCACTGGCCCATGACTCTTCCACTAAGGACTTTGGACAGGTTGCTTCATGTCTCTGGGTCAATtccacttctttctttttgggAAAAGAATCAGGCTAAATAATCTTCGTGGTCCATTTCTTATCTAGAATTCCTAAATTAaccatttttttcaaactttctagTAATGAATGAAATCTGAATTGGAGAGCTACCTTTTGCATTTTCAGTCTTTCAGAAATTTTGAAGTGAAACAGGATGGTAAGACTTGGAGAAACCAGTGTCGCTATACATGAACCATAAGTAATTCTCCCCACAGCCATCATCACCAGTTGCCTACGACATCATTAGCCGGGAACTGGAACTGATGAAGAAGTTGAAggagcagctagaagagaggactcaGTTGCTCCATGATGCCATCCAAAACCAGCAGAATGCATTGGAATTGATGATGGATCAGCTTCAGGTCAGTGAGGATGCTAGGTTTCAGGTCAGAGAGCAATTCTATATAAGTagcagaaggaagaggagagagggaccTTGGCAAGCCTTAAGGAGTTAGTCAGTAGTGCCTGCCAGTAGTGACAGCTGCTGCCCGCAGGGTGATATGGGATATCTAATGTGATCTCCAGCAGGGACTTAGAGTTTTGCCCTTTTTCTCCTGACTACAAGAGCTGAGATTGGCCCAGCCAGGCCTTGGCAGTGGTTGATGTGGCTTATATATAGCCAAGGCTTCCTGTAGGCTTGCCTATGGGCAGTCCTGCTCCATGCCCAGCTTGTCTTATGCCCTACGGAAAGGTGTGGACTGTGAATAAGACCTTTGTGGTACTGTGTCCTTACAGAAGCAGCCAAACACATTATGCCACATTGTCAGTCCTGATCTCCAATCTTCAGAGGCAGTGCCCAAGAAACAACACACTGGGCAAGTGAAGTGGCCTCTCCCACATCCCAAGGAGGTCAAGTGTTTCTGCGGTTTATCTTTATccaactgtctcaaaaacactgGGGAACTTCAGGAGCCTTGTGTTGCCTTCAACCAGGTATGGAAAGGCTGTTTTAACTGTGTATCTGAAAGgggattttgttttcttgaggaCTTTGACTCACTTGGTTCTCCTTAGGGGGTAGTGACTATCCAGTTGGCTGCAATTTATTTGCCCAAGATAGTAAAAAATCCTGGGCTACCTAGACCTGAATGCACACACTAGACCATGTGTACCTACATGTACATATGTGCTGGATTAGCAGACTCTTGCTGCCAGGTGCACGGCTGCAACTAGTATCCAGTCTAACAAGTAGACAGTCACACAGATCACTATGTGCAGAGAGGCTCAACTGTTGCTGCCTTTTGCTTTGCGAGAATTGAATGGGGGTGTTAAATAAATTTCTGGGGGGCTCTTGCAGACACCAGGGTGCTTTTATCTGTTGCCTTTTGATGCAGCAGCAACTGGCGCAGCAAGAACAACGCCTGAAGGAGCAGCAGCGGCAGCTACGAaagcagctgcagcagctgagGGAGCAAAGGAAGgtgcagaagcagaagaagatgCAGGAGAAGAAGCTGCTGCAGGAGCAGAAAATGCAGGAGAAGAAGAAGCTGCAGGAGCAGAGGTggcaaaagaagaagaagctgcAGGAGCGGAAGAAGCGGCAGGGGCAGATGCTGCAGAAAGAGCCAAAGGAGAAGCAGCAGAGTCAGCAGTTGCAAGAGCAGCCACTGAAGCGTAATGTCATCGTGGGGAATCAGAGGGTGCAGATATGCCTGCAAAACCCAAGTGGCGTATCTGTGCCCCTCTGCAATAACCCTGTTAGGCTTTTACAGACCCAACCCATTGTTCCTATCCAGATAGTAGCTGAACAACAGTCCTCTGGCTTCTATCAAGATGAAAACTGTGGGCAACAGGAAGATGAGAGTCAAAGGTAAGACATGCATGGGATAGTGATAGTGGCTATGATTATTGCTTTTCCCTCATGGCTGGATCCCATGCCTGAGACCACAGACAGACAACCTGTCCGTGTGGCACCAGCGTCCCTCCTGTCAATAACAACTTGCCCTCAACTTACCTTCTCTGTGGCCACTGCCATCATCATTCTGCATGTGTGGTGCATGACTGAGCATCCATTGATGGAACAAAGGGGTACCAGTGAAGAAAGTACTAGATAAGGAAGCCTCAGTGCTAGGTAATTAGCCCACAAACCTTGAAATCACTTGGTTGGATTCCCCAAGCCTAGTCTCTTGCACAGGGTGTCTATGGACAAGTCTTTTGTGCCCACAGCTGAATAACTTCTGGGCTTCCAGTTTCATTCCCTAACTTTCCTGGAATCTGGTGATTGCAGTAGGCCAAGTGTAGGTATCTCCCTGTCATTTATGAACAGTAGGAGGGAAGTGAGTGTGAAACAATTGCTAGATTGCTAAGATCAGCCAAGAATACATGAAGGCTAAGTCCTGAGTGGCAATATAAGGACACAAACACATTTCTGCCCAATAATAAGGTCTTCAGTTCCAAATGCTAGAAAGAGAAGGTTCTGCCTAGCAATGAAAGGATTGCTTAGCATATAGTTGGGGCCCACTAAATAGTTTTGAATGAATGCTAGCCTTCCCAAAGCTCTCTGGACTTCCTTCTGGGCCTTGCTTTAGAATGAGTGACTTTGACATGTAGACTGCTTTAGGGCCCTATTGCCCACCTGACCTGATCATCAGAATCCACCTGAGGAGGATTTGGAAAGTAGAGATTCAGAGTCTGGGATGGGGTTCAAAAATCTATATTGATCACAAGACTTTCAGGCTTAGGGTTGTGGAGGGACCACTGGATTTGGAGTTTGGAAATCTGCCTTACGGTCTCCTCTCAGCCATTAGCTCCCTGAGTGCTTTCAAAGTAGGTGAAATGACTTTCCAAGACCACAGAGAGCATAGTTGTAGCAGGACCAAGACTGTCCAAGTAACATAAATAAAACCAGTTGAGACAAAGGATTGTAATTTCTGTCAGTGTCTACATTCACTTTACTTTGACAAGTTGAATCTTAGTCAGGCCAAAGTGAGAATACAAACAAGTGAATCCTATGGTGTGGCCACCAAAACCAAATGTGCCTGAAGCACCTACTGATGACCACATGAGTGTCTCATCTGTTATCATATCCAGATCCACGTCACTGCAACAGCTTTCTTCTCTTACAGTTTTTATCCTGAGGCGTATCAAGGACCCCCCATGAACCAGCTGCCGTTGACAGATACCTCAAACTCTGAGACAATTTCTTCTTCCAGCATTCCTCAGTCTCCCATAACTTCAGACTCAACCATAAGCACCCTGGAGACCCCACAGGATTACATCCAGCTTTGGCAACAGCTGTCTGATCCACTCGGTCCTGTTGTTGTCCAAGTGAATACTTGGACTTGCGATGAGCAGGGCACCTTGCACAGACAACCCCCCTACCATCAGGTATGCAACAgcctcctccttttccctccaGTGCAGGTCAAGAGGGATTCTGGGCCCCTTCCACATAAGGCACACACCCCAAGTGCATGCTGTGTGTGAGAGCCAGACTTCAAAGCTGAGTACATTTGAGGGCAGTTAGTCACATGACTAACTTTTACTCATtgttgaataaaaatattctctacaaggttcctcaaaaaagtgAGCTGGCCTAGTCGATCTTAGATGCAATCTGACTGAAACTTCTGTCAAAACTATGTTACACGGGCAAAGTGAGCCATGCCGTGTTTTTAATCTGAGCTTATCGTCTGATCCCAAGCCTCCTTCTAGACTTAGGATCTTTAGTTCTGCTACAAAATCTAGGACCTCGTGTAGGTATGTTTCCTTGTACTAAAAATAAACTTAGGGCCCCTCTGTTGAATGTGCTTGGTATCCATCTACGGAGTACCCCGTATTTGGAAGGGCAGGCCTACCTTGTGGACCATCTGCAGTGGCCATGTTTCCAGGATGGAAGCTCGTCCAGATGGCAGTTACATAGCAGGTTTTGCTCCCCGCAGGCCCTGTGGGGACCACACACTCACAATTTCACGAATGAGTGGAACTTTCAAAAAGTGTTTTCACTCTAGCTTTAAAAATCTTATTATAGCCTAacccttttttttcttcaaacacaaaaccaaaccagaACAAACAGTAAGCTAAGGCAGAAAGGagtttaaatattttaggcaAGCAAATGTGTGATTATTTTCACATATACACCTTGACCAGCTGTGCCACCAGTACTGCTAGAAACTTGGTCACTTAGAGGGACTGCTCACATGGAGAGATCAGAGTGGGCAATAGGTCCCTATGGTTCCGTTACCAAGCCAGACTTTGTTGAGAACATTTTTTACGCCTATTTTTGAGGCACTTTCCCACCTAGAGGGGGTCCTGAGAGACCAAGCCAGCACAAGGCTTAGCACGTTGCCCAGGGAAGTGGGAAAAGTCAGATTCTGCAAGGTTGCTCAGCTGGGAGAAAGCAGTGGAACAAGCCAAGGGCAGGACCGTATCGGAACTTCCCTGCCCACAAATCCTCAGGGGCTCCCTGCTATCCTCAGGATGAAGCCCGAGCTCCTCTTCTTAGCTTCCCAGCCCTCACTGCCCTGTCCTGGCTTATCCCTACTGTCTTCTGTGACCTTTCTGCCTGCAGGTCCCCAGACGCCTCCAGCTGTTTGTCCAGAGCCCAGCCCTGCTCCTTTTGCTCCCTGTGTCTTCTCCGCCCCCTTGGATTCCACTTACTGAAATCTTACATCACCTTGCAATATAACCCAAGGAATCCTTCCTCCTTAACCAGGAAAGACCCCCTCAGCCCATAGTTTGAACACCATCTTTGTATCtattccttctccctcctccacaCCCCAGTGTGGGTTGGTACCTCTCCTGTCACTTTGTTAAAGTGGGCCAAGTAGCTGCAAATCAGAGTAAGCATAGAAATGACTGAGCCCAAGATCCAAGGCTCGTGGCCTTGGCCAGCCATGGCTGGCAGAGAAGCTGGACGAGGGAGGGCCAGACACAGACCCAGGAGCCTTAAGCAACTTTGAGAAAGCCTGAGTCTGCTTCCACTGCTCTTTAAGCCAAGATGCTgctgggagagagaagaggagaggaaccTCATCTTTTGTAGCTCCCCTGTCTACCATCACCTTGCAGGCTCATATTCCAAAGAGGTATTTCTCAGCAGCTTGCGTATTCGAACTAAAGGGTTCCTCCCACCACCAAAAAATGGGCCCACAAACTCTAGCAAAACATTCCACCTTGTTTCACTTTTTCTTGGCAGGTGCAAGTTTCTGAGGTAGGAGTCGAGGGGCCTCCTGGTCCACAGGCTTTCCAAGGCCCTGCTGCATACCAGTCAGATCAAATGAGATACTTGATGCCTGCGGAGCAGTGTGACTCATGAGGGGAaatggggggagggggcaggccaATAAGGTCTGCATGGCCAGGGGACCTTCAAGGTGCATAAAGTTAGTAGGTAGAGACTTACTCATTTCCTGATAGGTTATGTTTGTAATTGTTTGTGAAGCACAGCCTGTTTCTTGGAAGTTATGCTGCAGAGGCAGCCTGT harbors:
- the PASD1 gene encoding circadian clock protein PASD1, giving the protein MNEDEREKEKRDESDEFEKAKKAELNAVLTRLRKILQTHGYPVKGDKSETSQSTTVLSQKDKDKVNPKSSQRKLHWIPSFRTYDDFNQMMLQLLDGFMITLSADGVIIHVAENISSLLGHLPAEIVGRKLLSLLPDEEKDEVYQKIILRFPLLNSETHIEFCCHLKRGNVEHGDSSAYEYVKFIVNVRDICNESTMVFSGLFSSHLHADLSAACIPQEDRFYLVGNVCILRTQLLQQLYTSKAVSDEAELIQDSDEEPFVGELSSSQGQRGHTSMEVVYVEPAAAAAAAISDDQIDIAEVEQYGPQENVHVMFVDSDSTYCSSTVSLYTIPESPALSLQDFQVEPEVNPLYRADPVDLEFSVDQEDSVDQEGPMDQQDPENPVDLLDQAGLMDPKDSVDLGAAGTSAQPSSPVAYDIISRELELMKKLKEQLEERTQLLHDAIQNQQNALELMMDQLQKQPNTLCHIVSPDLQSSEAVPKKQHTGQVKWPLPHPKEVKCFCGLSLSNCLKNTGELQEPCVAFNQQQLAQQEQRLKEQQRQLRKQLQQLREQRKVQKQKKMQEKKLLQEQKMQEKKKLQEQRWQKKKKLQERKKRQGQMLQKEPKEKQQSQQLQEQPLKRNVIVGNQRVQICLQNPSGVSVPLCNNPVRLLQTQPIVPIQIVAEQQSSGFYQDENCGQQEDESQSFYPEAYQGPPMNQLPLTDTSNSETISSSSIPQSPITSDSTISTLETPQDYIQLWQQLSDPLGPVVVQVNTWTCDEQGTLHRQPPYHQVQVSEVGVEGPPGPQAFQGPAAYQSDQMRYLMPAEQCDS